The Plutella xylostella chromosome 30, ilPluXylo3.1, whole genome shotgun sequence genome contains a region encoding:
- the LOC105391104 gene encoding peroxisomal biogenesis factor 19 isoform X1, whose protein sequence is MSDEKNDQPKVVDSELDDLLDSALEDMKKRQGDGQANPDAAGADGEAPQMWNEEFIKEAAAQFESNMAAILGSFSGVPEDQITQDQIAQTFSKMAEAAAQVLKAPAPGDAPAVEADPSAGNRVATAEEVNAAISQTLQNLNTNAESLQNPFSDQDIANMFSNFNLAGEEGQEGNMFVPFMQGMMQSLLSKEVLYPSLKELVEKYPAWLEENKGKIDQDEYERFSQQKELMDKVCVALEPEQESDPEDVKRKRFETVLELMQKMQDLGQPPTELVGDMGPPQGFAPPPGAMDGSQCSVM, encoded by the exons atgTCTGACGAGAAAAATGACCAGCCGAAGGTGGTGGATTCCGAATTGGATGACCTATTAGATA GTGCCCTAGAAGACATGAAGAAGCGGCAAGGAGACGGCCAAGCCAACCCCGACGCGGCCGGTGCTGACGGAGAAGCACCACAAATGTGGAACGAGGAGTTTATCAAGGAAGCCGCTGCACAGTTTGAAAGCAATATGGCAGCGATACTAGGCAGCTTTAGCGGTGTACCcg AGGATCAGATAACCCAAGATCAAATAGCGcaaactttttcaaaaatggcTG AAGCGGCAGCCCAAGTACTGAAGGCCCCAGCCCCGGGCGACGCGCCGGCCGTGGAGGCTGACCCCAGTGCTGGGAACAGAGTTGCTACTGCTGAGGAG GTGAACGCGGCGATCTCACAAACACTCCAGAACCTCAACACCAATGCTGAGAGTCTACAGAACCCATTCTCTGACCAGGACATAGCCAATATGTTTAGCAACTTCAACTTGGCTGGCGAAGAGGGACAG GAAGGCAACATGTTCGTCCCGTTCATGCAGGGCATGATGCAGTCTCTCCTCTCCAAGGAGGTTCTCTATCCGTCCCTGAAGGAGCTGGTTGAAAAGTACCCGGCCTGGCTGGAGGAGAACAAGGGGAAGATTGACCAGGACGAGTATGAACG ATTCTCGCAACAGAAAGAGCTGATGGACAAAGTGTGTGTTGCCCTAGAACCAGAACAGGAGAGCGACCCCGAGGACGTTAAGCGGAAGCGCTTCGAGACCGTGCTGGAGCTCATGCAGAAG ATGCAAGACCTAGGCCAGCCGCCCACAGAGCTGGTGGGCGACATGGGCCCGCCCCAAGGCTTTGCCCCTCCACCCGGCGCCATGGACGGCAGCCAGTGCTCAGTCATGTAA
- the LOC105391104 gene encoding peroxisomal biogenesis factor 19 isoform X2, which yields MSDEKNDQPKVVDSELDDLLDSALEDMKKRQGDGQANPDAAGADGEAPQMWNEEFIKEAAAQFESNMAAILGSFSGVPEAAAQVLKAPAPGDAPAVEADPSAGNRVATAEEVNAAISQTLQNLNTNAESLQNPFSDQDIANMFSNFNLAGEEGQEGNMFVPFMQGMMQSLLSKEVLYPSLKELVEKYPAWLEENKGKIDQDEYERFSQQKELMDKVCVALEPEQESDPEDVKRKRFETVLELMQKMQDLGQPPTELVGDMGPPQGFAPPPGAMDGSQCSVM from the exons atgTCTGACGAGAAAAATGACCAGCCGAAGGTGGTGGATTCCGAATTGGATGACCTATTAGATA GTGCCCTAGAAGACATGAAGAAGCGGCAAGGAGACGGCCAAGCCAACCCCGACGCGGCCGGTGCTGACGGAGAAGCACCACAAATGTGGAACGAGGAGTTTATCAAGGAAGCCGCTGCACAGTTTGAAAGCAATATGGCAGCGATACTAGGCAGCTTTAGCGGTGTACCcg AAGCGGCAGCCCAAGTACTGAAGGCCCCAGCCCCGGGCGACGCGCCGGCCGTGGAGGCTGACCCCAGTGCTGGGAACAGAGTTGCTACTGCTGAGGAG GTGAACGCGGCGATCTCACAAACACTCCAGAACCTCAACACCAATGCTGAGAGTCTACAGAACCCATTCTCTGACCAGGACATAGCCAATATGTTTAGCAACTTCAACTTGGCTGGCGAAGAGGGACAG GAAGGCAACATGTTCGTCCCGTTCATGCAGGGCATGATGCAGTCTCTCCTCTCCAAGGAGGTTCTCTATCCGTCCCTGAAGGAGCTGGTTGAAAAGTACCCGGCCTGGCTGGAGGAGAACAAGGGGAAGATTGACCAGGACGAGTATGAACG ATTCTCGCAACAGAAAGAGCTGATGGACAAAGTGTGTGTTGCCCTAGAACCAGAACAGGAGAGCGACCCCGAGGACGTTAAGCGGAAGCGCTTCGAGACCGTGCTGGAGCTCATGCAGAAG ATGCAAGACCTAGGCCAGCCGCCCACAGAGCTGGTGGGCGACATGGGCCCGCCCCAAGGCTTTGCCCCTCCACCCGGCGCCATGGACGGCAGCCAGTGCTCAGTCATGTAA